In Phycisphaerales bacterium AB-hyl4, the genomic window GTTTCGCCTGAATCACACCGGCCCGAGGGTGATTTCGCTGCGAGTGATGGTGACGTGCATGGCTTGGGTGAGATCGAAGTGTCGCGTACCGCCCGTGCGGTCACGGATGGCGCGGACGATCGGGCTGAGCGTGCGTTTGCCCAGGCGGTCGCGTGGTACGCCGAGCTCGTTGAGCAGTCGGCGAAGCAGTGCGACAAGGACGACGCGCGGCATTAGCCTTGCTTCACCGCGGTCGAGCGTTGCCGAGATGCTGTTGCGATCGACACGCTCGTGGTGTCGGCTCACCTCGGCCTCGATCAGCCGATGCACGTCGCGTGCATGGTCAGCCAGCGACACCGCCATGGTCGATGCATTGCCGCGCATTTCTCGCAGCACGGGAAGCACATCCTGCCGTAGCCGGGCGCGCCATCGCGAGGTGTCCGCATTCGTGTGATCTTCCCGCCATGGTTGGCCGAGCTGCTTGAGAAAGTCGAGCGTGTTCTCGCGTGTGGCGGCCAGCATCGGACGGATCAGGGCGCAGCTTCGAGTTGGCGATGATGCTGGCGATTCAGCTAAATCATGAGTTGAACCTCGCAACTCGAAACGAACATTTCTTCGCCAGGCGATGCCGCGTAAGCCGACGACGCCTGCGCCGCGAAGCAGCCGCATAAGCAGCGTTTCGAGTTGATCGTCGCTATGGTGGGCGGTGGCGATGAGGTCGGTTTCAAACGCCTCGGCCATGGTGAGCAGGGCGGTGTACCGCTCGCGGCGGGCGCGGGCTTCGAGGTTTGTGGGTATCGCAGGTTGATTGGCGCCGAAGTTGGCAGAGCTTAGTTGCAGATCCGCGCGGAAGTAGGGCAGGTCGAGTGTGCCTGCAAGCGACTCAACGAAGACGGCATCTTCCTCGCTGGCCGGGTCGCGGAGGTGATGCTGGACGTGGCCCACGCCGAGTTGGAGGCCAAACCCGCGACGTTCGCTGAGCAGGGCGAGGGCGCGCAGGAGCGCGACGGAATCCGCCCCGCCGCTGACCGCGACGAGCACGCGGGCTGGCGGTCGAACGCGGCATCGCCGCCGCAGTGCACGGGCCACTGCCTGTACGAGTGGGTGGCCGATGAGGTTGGGGGGGTCGGCAGGCATTCGGGCGATCATATTCCGTCCCGCCCCCCGGT contains:
- the tilS gene encoding tRNA lysidine(34) synthetase TilS, which gives rise to MPADPPNLIGHPLVQAVARALRRRCRVRPPARVLVAVSGGADSVALLRALALLSERRGFGLQLGVGHVQHHLRDPASEEDAVFVESLAGTLDLPYFRADLQLSSANFGANQPAIPTNLEARARRERYTALLTMAEAFETDLIATAHHSDDQLETLLMRLLRGAGVVGLRGIAWRRNVRFELRGSTHDLAESPASSPTRSCALIRPMLAATRENTLDFLKQLGQPWREDHTNADTSRWRARLRQDVLPVLREMRGNASTMAVSLADHARDVHRLIEAEVSRHHERVDRNSISATLDRGEARLMPRVVLVALLRRLLNELGVPRDRLGKRTLSPIVRAIRDRTGGTRHFDLTQAMHVTITRSEITLGPV